DNA from Candidatus Cloacimonadota bacterium:
TTTTCAGAGCAGATCATTCCGAAGGATTTTAAACCCCGGAGTTTTACTTTTTTGAGAACAGTATCACCAATAATAGCTCCAATCTTGGCAACCGGAACAAATTGATCTTTTGCAACATTCGGAGCGCCACAAATTATTTGAAGCGGTAATTCATCCCCAACATCAACTTTGCAAACAGTGAGTTTATCGGCGTTCGGGTGAACTTCTGCTTCTAAAACGAAACCCACAACTACATTATCGTACTGCTCACCAATTCGAATTAATTCTTCGACTTCCACGCCAAACATGGTGAGTTTATCACAAAATTTATCAATTGGCAGGTCAATATCTAAAAATTCTTTTAACCATTTATAACTTATTTTCAAGAATTCTCCTATGAGAAAAAATTAGTTAAACGAACTGCTTTAGAACTCTCAAATCATTTTTGAAGAGAATTCTCATATCGGAAATACCATATCTGAGCATGGCTATGCGGTCAATCCCCAGTCCGAAGGCAAATCCTGTATATTTTTCGGCATCATAATTGACGTTTTCAAAGACAGCCGGATCTACCATTCCTGCTCCGCCCATTTCCAACCAGCCGGTATTTTTACATAATTTACAACCCTTCCCCTTGCAATTCACACAAAGAATATCTATTTCGGCGCTGGGTTCTGTAAAAGGGAAGAAGTGAGGGCGGAACCGAGATCGGATATTACTCCCAAACATCATTTTCACGAAGGCATCCAGAGTTCCCTTCAGATCGGAAAAAGTGATGCCTTTATCCACAACGAGTGCTTCCACCTGATGGAAAACGGGTGAGTGGGAAGCATCAACTTTGTCTTTTCGGTAACATCGTCCCGGAGAAATGATTCGGATTGGGGGTGGATATTTTTCCATAATCCGAATTTGCACCGGAGAAGTTTGGGTTCTAAGCAGGTTTCCGTTCTTCAAATAAAAGGTGTCCTGAAGTTCACGAGCAGGATGCCCTTCGGGTGTATTTAACGCATCAAAATTATAGTATTCGGTTTCGATTTCAGGTCCGTCTGCGATTTCAAAACCAAGGGCGATAAAAATATCTTCTATTTCATCCCATATTTTTAGTAAGGGATGATTTGCACCGACATTCAAGGGTCGTCCGCTAAGAGTTACATCAATTTTATCTTTTTGTGTTGATTTTTCCAGTTCGTTTTTTTCCAATAAGGATTTTTGATTTACAATTAATGATGATATTTTGATTTTGGTTTTGTTGAGCAATTCTCCCATTTGGGGGCGCTCCTCAGCAGAGAGAGTCCCGATTTTAGAAAGTAAGGACTTTAGTTCGCTTTTTTTCCCGAGAAATTTTACCCGAAGATTTTCTAATTCCTTACCATTTTTACTGGCAGGAATCTCATTCTGAGCTGAAAGCAGTATTTCGTATATTCGCTTTTTCACAATTCTATTGGGTGTTTTCCAATTTTTGTTTTACTGATTCAACTATCTGAGTAAAATCATCGGGATTATTAATTGCAAGTTCCGAAAGAGTTTTTCGGTTCAAATCAATTTTCAGAAGTTTTAGCCCGTAGATGAATTTGCTGTAACTTAAATCGTGTTCGTGCACGGCTGCATTTATTCTGGTGATCCACAATCGCCTGAAGTTTCTTTTGTTTCCTTTTCGGTCACGATAAGAATATTGCCAACCCTTTTCAATAGTCTCTTTGGCATTTCTAAATAATTTTTTTCCACCTCTGAAACCTTTGGCGTGTTTTAATAACCTTTTTTTTCTTTTTCTTGAAGCTACTTTATTTGTTACGCGTGGCATAATTATTTCTCCTTATATTGAATAATTTTTAAGACAACATTTTTTTTACACGTTTTTCATCGGCTTTGGCTATGTAAGAGCCTTTCCGCAGGTTGGATTTTTGTTTACTGGATTTTTTTTCCATAAAGTGCCCTCTATTAGCTTTGTTGCGCTTAATTTTGGTTCCACCGGTTTTACGAAATCTTTTTGCTGCTGATTTTCTTGTTTTTATTTTTGGCATTATATCTCCTATCTACTATTTTAAATTTTATATTAAATTGATCTTATAGGTTAGAAAAAATCAGGAATACGAATATTGTTATTTGTAAAAATATAAAATTAATTCTTTGGTGCAATGTAACCAATTAGAAATCTGCCCTCCATCTTGGGGGGTGAATCAAATTTTCCATATTCCTTGAGTTCTTCGGCTATTCTCGTTGTTAATTCTATCCCAAGGTCCTGATGTGCCATTTCTCTTCCGCGAAAACGAATTGTAACTTTTACCTTATTTCCTTTTTCGAGGAATTCCATAATATGTTTCACTTTAAAATTATAGTCGTGGGCATCAGTGTTCGGGCGAAATTTAATTTCCTTTAGTTGAGTGGCCTTTTGCTTTTTATGCTGCTGTTTGCGTTTCTTTTTTTGGTCATAAAGAAATTTGCTGTAGTCGATCATTTTACACACGGGAGGTTTTGCATCCGGTACGATTTCTACCAGATCCAGATCGAATTCCCGTGATTTATGAAGCGCTTCGTTAATTGGAACAATACCGAATGCTTGTTTCTCCGGTCCAATCAATCTTACTTTGGGTGCTCGAATTTGATCGTTTACCCGTTTGAAGAATTTTTTTTTTCTTTTGTAATATTTAGCTATGTTTCACCTCCAATAAAAAAGGCGAGCAACAACGGCTCACCACATTTTATCGTTTATTATTTTGACCTTATAAGCACCAGAGCCATAAGGTAGAACCGTTAGTTCATTTAATGCTACAAAACCGAGAATCTGATTTTTGAGTCAAGTTTTACCAAAAAAATCCCAATCACGTATTTATCACTATCAACGGAACAAACATCTTTTCTTCGCTTATTCCACCGTGATTGCCGATATTGAATGAAGATTTTTACCCAGAAATAAAATCTTTGAATACATAATTTTTTTTCATGATTTTACGCAAAATCCACTTTTTGGAGTTTAAGGATGCACAAAATTTATTCAGATGGATCTTTTTTGCCCACAGGAGCAAGATAAACCACAAATTCATCTTCACCATCAAGCCTCAAAAGATTATCAATTTTTGTCTGATTATAGGCGGCAATGGCACAGGTTCCGCAATTTATGGATTCGCAGGCAAGGTAGAGATTTTGGCAAATATGCCCGGCATCGAGCAGCATGGGTTTATGCCCCATTATAGAATATCGCCATTCATTTCGATACGGAATACAAGTCCAGATAAACACGACTGCTCCGGTGCTAATAAATGATTGCCCAACTTTTTTAAGTTGCTCTTTAATATTTTCGTTCTCAAAAAGAAAAATGAGTGAATGCTCCAAAGGAAGATACCGATAAACTCCTTTTTTTATTCCATCCACCCGATTTATAACAAGATAAGTTTCATAAGGATTTCTGGCACCTGCCGAGGGGACAGTTCGGATAGAAGCATATCCGTCACGGATGATTTTTTTTACTCCTTGCGTGCTCCACAGCAAATAGGAGAGTTCGTTCGAACTGAGATATTCCGGAGAAAAATGTCTTCTGCTCTTGCGTTCTTTTATTGCCAGAAAAAGATTGTTCCGCATCAATACGGATTCAGTTGGTTCGGGAAGTATAATTTTTTCCTCGTTTCCGTAGGGTTTTTGAAGTGCCGGTTGAGGTTTTCCCATTTCTTGATCAGTTTTTATATCCAAATCATCCCTAAAGTTAGACTTCATAAAATTTCTGTTCTCTTTAATTTTTATATGCATTGTTCTCCTATGTAAATGTTTGTTGGAAACATTATTTTCGGAGATTTTTATGTAAAGTATTTTGAAAATATACTAGCAATTAATTTGTTCCTAAATGGGGAAATATGATTTGGAGAAGCGTAACCCGATCGAATTTGTATTTCCGAAAGAGAATGAAAATTATGCAATAAATTATAGGTTTCAAGTTTCCAATTTCGGGAAAAATCAAAAATATCTTGACTCTAATTTATATATTTTTATTTTTACGAAATATTATGCACTTTTAAAAGGAGAACTCTAATGATGAAAGCGATAATAATTCTAATCATTCTTAACTTGATTATCATAATGCCGGCAATGGCTTGCACGACCCTTCTTGTTACGAAAGGAGCTTCCGAAAAAGCAAGGGAACTTTTTACTACATACTGTAAAAATCAAGCCAATCAAGTTGTGAAGAATTGGTGGGAGTTCGCTTGGACACTTGTAGCTCGTTATGATGATGGCTATGTCAATTCACCCGAGAAAATGATTCAGGAAGTCGGCTATCCAAAAAGTTGGTTAGATAAATCCGAATGGCTCAATGGATCGACAACTTACGAAAAGCATAAAGACAAACCCACAAGATAAGATTATAAAAAAAATAAACGAAAAGGAAAAAAATGAAAATAAAAAAAATGATATTAATTTTGCTTATATTTAATGTAGCGTTATTATTCGCAGATCCTCCCGCTACTTTTGATTTGCGGGATGTTAGCGGTGAAAATTATGTTACATCCGTAAAAAATCAGCAAGGTGGAACTTGTTGGACATTCGGAACTATGGCAACTATGGAAAGCAATCTGCTTCTAACAAATGCTTGGGAAGAAGCGGGAGAAACCGGAGAACCGAATTTAGCCGAGTATCACCTTGATTGGTGGAACGGATTTAATCAGCATTTTAATGAAGATTTGGATCCACCCACAGGTAACGGATTGGAGGTTCATCAGGGAGGAGATTACTATGTTTCTACAGCCTATCTTTCCCGCTGTGAGGGTGCAGTTCGCGATATTGACGGGCAATCTTATAGCAGTTCACCCCTAAGAAGATCAGACACTTATCACTATTTTTATCCGAGAGATGTAAATTGGTACACAATCAGTGAAGAGCTGGAGGGAATCAACATAATAAAAAATCAAATTATGCAAGAAGGTGCTATCGCAACCTGTATATGTTATGATGGTGCATTTATGAATAATGAATATGAACATTATCAACCCGCTTCAAGTTCGCTTGATCCAAATCATTCCGTAACGATTATCGGTTGGGATGATAACCGAGTTACACAAGCACCTCAACCAGGCGCTTGGATTGTGAAGAACAGCTGGGGAACCGGCTGGGGATATGGTGGATATTTTTGGATTTCATACTACGATAAGCATTCTTGTAAAAATTATGAAATGGGTGCTGTGTCCATGTATAATGTTGAACCATTGCAATACGAAAATGTTTATTATCACGATTATCATGGTGCACGAGATGTGAAAACAGAGTATTCAGAAGCATTTAATGCTTTTGTAACAGAATATCAGGAAATAATTAAAGCCGTGAATTTTTTCACTGCCACCGACGATGTTAATTATTCTGTTAAAATATACGATAGTTTTGAAAATAATGAATTAACAGACCTCCTTG
Protein-coding regions in this window:
- the pheS gene encoding phenylalanine--tRNA ligase subunit alpha, producing the protein MYEILLSAQNEIPASKNGKELENLRVKFLGKKSELKSLLSKIGTLSAEERPQMGELLNKTKIKISSLIVNQKSLLEKNELEKSTQKDKIDVTLSGRPLNVGANHPLLKIWDEIEDIFIALGFEIADGPEIETEYYNFDALNTPEGHPARELQDTFYLKNGNLLRTQTSPVQIRIMEKYPPPIRIISPGRCYRKDKVDASHSPVFHQVEALVVDKGITFSDLKGTLDAFVKMMFGSNIRSRFRPHFFPFTEPSAEIDILCVNCKGKGCKLCKNTGWLEMGGAGMVDPAVFENVNYDAEKYTGFAFGLGIDRIAMLRYGISDMRILFKNDLRVLKQFV
- the rplT gene encoding 50S ribosomal protein L20 translates to MPRVTNKVASRKRKKRLLKHAKGFRGGKKLFRNAKETIEKGWQYSYRDRKGNKRNFRRLWITRINAAVHEHDLSYSKFIYGLKLLKIDLNRKTLSELAINNPDDFTQIVESVKQKLENTQ
- the rpmI gene encoding 50S ribosomal protein L35; protein product: MPKIKTRKSAAKRFRKTGGTKIKRNKANRGHFMEKKSSKQKSNLRKGSYIAKADEKRVKKMLS
- the infC gene encoding translation initiation factor IF-3, which produces MAKYYKRKKKFFKRVNDQIRAPKVRLIGPEKQAFGIVPINEALHKSREFDLDLVEIVPDAKPPVCKMIDYSKFLYDQKKKRKQQHKKQKATQLKEIKFRPNTDAHDYNFKVKHIMEFLEKGNKVKVTIRFRGREMAHQDLGIELTTRIAEELKEYGKFDSPPKMEGRFLIGYIAPKN
- a CDS encoding SagB/ThcOx family dehydrogenase, with the protein product MHIKIKENRNFMKSNFRDDLDIKTDQEMGKPQPALQKPYGNEEKIILPEPTESVLMRNNLFLAIKERKSRRHFSPEYLSSNELSYLLWSTQGVKKIIRDGYASIRTVPSAGARNPYETYLVINRVDGIKKGVYRYLPLEHSLIFLFENENIKEQLKKVGQSFISTGAVVFIWTCIPYRNEWRYSIMGHKPMLLDAGHICQNLYLACESINCGTCAIAAYNQTKIDNLLRLDGEDEFVVYLAPVGKKDPSE